In Catharus ustulatus isolate bCatUst1 chromosome 28, bCatUst1.pri.v2, whole genome shotgun sequence, one DNA window encodes the following:
- the THY1 gene encoding thy-1 membrane glycoprotein gives MNPTVGIAVILTVLQAAHCQMIKDLSACLLGQNLRVDCRYENKTDNPLTYEFSITKDNRKHVIHSTISVSENIYRSRANVTMHKNLVCLHLQSFTTSDEGVYMCELKATNDYTGNQSRNITVIKDKLEKCAGFSLLIQNTSWLLLLLLSLPLLQAVDFVSL, from the exons ATGAACCCCACCGTGGGCATCGCTGTCATCCTGACAG tCCTCCAGGCTGCCCACTGCCAGATGATCAAGGACCTGAGTGCCTGCCTGCTGGGCCAGAACCTGCGTGTGGACTGTCGCTATGAGAACAAAACCGACAACCCCCTGACCTACGAGTTCAGCATCACCAAGGACAACAGGAAGCACGTCATCCACAGCACCATCAGCGTCTCCGAGAACATCTACCGCAGCCGAGCCAACGTCACCATGCACAAGAACCTGGTGTGCCTCCACCTGCAGAGCTTCACCACCAGCGATGAGGGCGTCTACATGTGCGAGCTGAAGGCCACCAACGACTACACCGGCAACCAGTCAAGGAACATCACTGTCATCAAAG ACAAACTGGAGAAATGCGCCGGCTTCAGCCTCTTGATCCAGAACACCtcgtggctcctgctgctcctcctttccctgcctctcctgcaaGCCGTGGACTTCGTGTCCCTGTGA